In Limosilactobacillus sp. WILCCON 0051, a single window of DNA contains:
- the lgt gene encoding prolipoprotein diacylglyceryl transferase translates to MINTLLSLDPIAFQLGAIKIHWYGIIIATGVVLALWLSIREGNRKGIDEEYFYDYLLWALPIAVICARIYYVAFQWPYYSRFPGEIIAIWDGGIAIYGAILGGFLTLYFFCRAKQVSAWTMLDIIAPTVIMAQAMGRWGNFFNQEAFGKVTTLAALKAQHLPAFIINQMYIGGHYRVPTFLYESLWDLAGFLLLVSLRHRPHLFKQGEIFLTYVMWYAFGRFFIEGMRTDSLMLGPLRISQVLSAVLFIGALTVWIARRHSKQLPWYAASLKGEK, encoded by the coding sequence ATGATTAATACGCTCTTAAGCTTGGATCCAATTGCCTTTCAGTTGGGGGCAATTAAGATTCACTGGTATGGTATCATTATTGCAACCGGTGTCGTTCTTGCGCTGTGGCTTTCAATTCGGGAAGGCAATCGTAAGGGAATCGATGAAGAATATTTTTACGACTATCTTTTGTGGGCGCTGCCAATTGCTGTGATCTGTGCCCGCATCTACTATGTTGCATTTCAATGGCCGTATTATTCTAGGTTTCCAGGCGAGATTATTGCCATCTGGGATGGAGGCATTGCCATCTATGGTGCGATCTTGGGTGGCTTTTTGACGCTGTATTTCTTTTGTCGTGCCAAGCAAGTATCAGCCTGGACGATGCTGGATATCATTGCACCAACCGTTATCATGGCACAGGCAATGGGACGCTGGGGAAACTTTTTCAATCAAGAGGCATTTGGGAAGGTTACGACTCTAGCGGCATTAAAAGCTCAGCATCTGCCAGCCTTTATCATCAATCAGATGTATATTGGCGGGCATTATCGCGTGCCAACGTTTTTATATGAATCGCTATGGGATCTGGCAGGCTTTTTGCTATTGGTAAGTCTGCGTCATCGTCCGCATCTGTTCAAGCAGGGCGAAATCTTTTTGACCTACGTTATGTGGTATGCATTTGGCAGATTCTTTATTGAAGGAATGCGCACGGACAGCTTGATGCTGGGACCTTTGCGAATCTCGCAGGTCTTATCGGCAGTCCTTTTTATCGGCGCATTAACGGTTTGGATAGCGCGGCGCCATTCAAAACAATTACCATGGTATGCCGCATCGTTGAAAGGAGAAAAATAA
- a CDS encoding NAD(P)H-dependent glycerol-3-phosphate dehydrogenase, with protein MSNKIAVLGAGSWGSVLANLLVGNNEEVMLWSRDSEQVVTMNRWHINPQYMKDFKYSPDLKATDDMEEAVRDAEYILMVIPTKGLREVAGNLNKILVKLDQKPLLIHATKGLEQETYKRPSQMLAEEIDEDHRQDIVVLSGPSHAEDVAIQDMTAVTAACANLTAAERVQKLFSNNFFRVYTNDDVIGAEFGGALKNIIAIGAGALQGLGYKDNARAALITRGLAEIRRLGVAFGANPFTFIGLSGVGDLVVTATSKNSRNWRAGYQLGQGRQLEDVISNMGMVIEGIYTAKAAYELAQKRNVKMPITEALYRVLYEGEDIETAITNLMSRKATSEME; from the coding sequence ATGAGTAACAAAATTGCTGTTTTAGGTGCTGGATCTTGGGGCAGTGTGCTGGCCAATCTTTTAGTCGGCAATAATGAAGAGGTCATGCTTTGGTCACGCGACTCAGAACAGGTAGTCACGATGAACCGCTGGCACATCAACCCTCAATACATGAAAGACTTTAAGTACTCGCCTGATCTAAAGGCAACCGATGATATGGAAGAAGCCGTTCGGGATGCTGAATACATCCTGATGGTAATTCCAACCAAGGGACTGCGTGAGGTTGCCGGCAATCTAAACAAGATTCTGGTTAAGCTGGATCAAAAGCCGCTTTTGATCCATGCCACTAAAGGGCTGGAACAAGAAACCTACAAGCGGCCTTCTCAAATGCTGGCTGAAGAAATTGATGAGGATCATCGGCAAGACATTGTCGTCCTTTCAGGTCCAAGCCATGCAGAAGACGTTGCCATCCAGGATATGACGGCAGTTACGGCTGCCTGTGCCAATCTGACGGCTGCCGAGCGTGTCCAAAAACTGTTCTCCAACAACTTTTTCCGGGTCTACACCAACGATGACGTAATTGGTGCCGAATTTGGTGGAGCCTTAAAGAATATTATTGCAATCGGTGCCGGCGCGCTGCAGGGACTGGGCTACAAGGACAACGCACGGGCTGCCCTGATTACGCGTGGCTTGGCTGAGATTCGGCGGCTGGGCGTGGCATTTGGCGCTAATCCATTTACGTTTATCGGCCTTTCTGGTGTCGGCGACTTAGTGGTTACGGCAACCAGCAAGAACTCACGCAACTGGCGAGCTGGCTATCAACTGGGTCAGGGTCGCCAATTGGAAGATGTCATCAGCAACATGGGAATGGTGATTGAGGGAATCTACACGGCCAAGGCTGCCTATGAGCTGGCTCAAAAACGCAATGTCAAGATGCCGATTACTGAGGCGCTTTACCGGGTGCTTTATGAAGGTGAAGACATTGAAACGGCTATTACCAATCTGATGAGTCGGAAGGCTACTTCAGAAATGGAATAA
- the galU gene encoding UTP--glucose-1-phosphate uridylyltransferase GalU gives MKQVRKAIIPAAGLGTRFLPATKALAKEMLPIVDKPTIQFIVEEARKSGIQDIVVVDGKNKRSIEDHFDSNPELEDNLRDKHKDEMLKLVQETTDINIYFIRQSHPRGLGDAVLTARDFIGDEPFVVMLGDDLNNINNNGTPLTKELIDSYHETGASTLAVMRVPHEDTSKYGVINPSKEVKPGLFNVTSFVEKPDPKDAPSDLAIIGRYVFTPEIFDVLAKTKPGKGNEIQLTDAINTLNKTQRVFAHEYKGDRYDVGNKFGWIETNIEYGLNHPEVKDELREYIKELGAKMSAEDKAKK, from the coding sequence ATGAAACAAGTTCGTAAAGCAATTATTCCTGCAGCTGGCCTGGGGACGCGGTTTTTACCAGCTACCAAGGCCTTAGCTAAGGAAATGCTGCCAATCGTTGATAAGCCAACGATTCAATTTATTGTTGAAGAAGCCCGCAAGTCAGGCATTCAAGATATTGTTGTCGTTGATGGCAAGAACAAGCGCTCGATTGAAGATCACTTTGACTCCAACCCAGAGCTGGAAGACAATCTGCGCGACAAGCACAAGGATGAGATGCTGAAGCTGGTTCAAGAAACCACTGACATCAACATTTACTTTATTCGTCAATCTCACCCACGTGGCTTGGGGGATGCTGTTTTGACAGCACGCGACTTTATTGGTGACGAACCATTCGTCGTGATGCTTGGCGATGATTTGAACAACATCAACAACAACGGCACGCCATTGACCAAAGAGCTGATCGACAGCTATCACGAAACTGGTGCCTCAACTCTGGCCGTAATGCGCGTGCCTCATGAAGATACCTCTAAGTATGGTGTGATCAACCCAAGCAAGGAAGTTAAGCCAGGGCTTTTCAACGTCACGAGCTTTGTGGAAAAGCCAGATCCAAAAGACGCGCCAAGTGATCTGGCAATCATTGGCCGTTACGTCTTTACGCCAGAAATTTTTGACGTTTTGGCTAAGACCAAGCCAGGCAAGGGCAACGAGATCCAATTGACGGATGCCATCAACACGCTGAACAAGACGCAGCGGGTATTTGCCCATGAATACAAGGGCGATCGCTACGATGTCGGCAACAAGTTTGGCTGGATCGAGACCAACATTGAATATGGTCTGAACCACCCAGAAGTTAAAGACGAGCTGCGCGAATACATTAAAGAGCTTGGGGCTAAGATGTCTGCTGAAGACAAGGCCAAGAAGTAA
- the trxB gene encoding thioredoxin-disulfide reductase: protein MAEEKQTNYDVIVVGAGPAGMTAALYASRANLSVLMLDRGIYGGNLNNTAAIENYPGFKTVQGPELAQDMYQGATQFGAQYAYGTVEKVELAGDLKQLTTDMGDVFTAKVLVIATGTQQRHMGVPGEEEYGGRGVSYCAVCDGAFFKNKHVVVVGGGDSAVEEGIYLTQLAKKVTVVVRRDQLRAQPLIQEQAKQNDKMEFIFNTQVTEVLGDDNKVVGVKTHDSKTGKDAEMQADGVFIYVGSVPMTAPFKDLGILNEQGYVKTNDLMATSLPGVFAIGDVRETPLRQIATAVGDGAIAGQQIYQYLMNH from the coding sequence ATGGCAGAAGAAAAACAAACCAATTATGACGTAATCGTGGTTGGCGCCGGTCCTGCCGGGATGACCGCGGCTCTATATGCCTCAAGAGCCAACTTATCCGTTTTGATGCTGGATCGGGGGATTTATGGCGGTAATCTGAATAACACGGCCGCAATTGAAAACTACCCAGGCTTTAAGACGGTACAGGGACCTGAACTGGCACAGGATATGTATCAAGGGGCGACGCAGTTTGGTGCCCAATATGCTTATGGTACGGTTGAAAAAGTTGAGCTTGCTGGTGATTTGAAGCAGCTGACGACCGACATGGGCGACGTCTTTACTGCTAAGGTATTGGTAATTGCAACGGGAACGCAGCAGCGGCATATGGGGGTTCCTGGTGAAGAAGAATATGGCGGTCGCGGCGTATCCTACTGCGCGGTATGCGATGGCGCCTTTTTTAAGAACAAGCACGTGGTCGTCGTTGGCGGTGGCGACTCGGCAGTTGAAGAGGGGATATATCTGACTCAGCTGGCAAAAAAGGTAACGGTAGTAGTTCGGCGTGACCAGCTGCGAGCTCAGCCGCTGATTCAAGAACAGGCTAAGCAAAACGACAAGATGGAATTCATCTTCAATACTCAGGTTACCGAAGTGCTTGGCGATGACAATAAGGTCGTGGGCGTTAAGACGCATGACTCCAAGACTGGCAAGGATGCAGAAATGCAAGCCGATGGGGTCTTTATCTATGTTGGCAGCGTGCCGATGACTGCTCCATTTAAGGACTTGGGCATCTTAAACGAGCAGGGCTATGTTAAGACCAATGATCTGATGGCAACCAGTCTGCCAGGCGTTTTTGCTATTGGTGACGTTCGTGAAACGCCGCTGCGGCAAATTGCAACTGCGGTGGGCGATGGCGCAATTGCCGGTCAGCAGATCTATCAATACTTAATGAATCATTAA
- a CDS encoding L-lactate dehydrogenase, which yields MSRKVAVIGMGNVGAAVAHYIVACGFVDDLVLIDKNEAKVKADALDFYDAMPNLKNHTNIFVNDYSQLEDADVVVSALGNIKLQDNKDDDRFAELPFTRVQVREVAQKIKESGFHGKMVVITNPVDVITSIYQEVTGLPKNHVIGTGTLLDSARMKRAVAQRLHLDPRSVTGYNLGEHGNSQFTAWSTVRVLDQPITELAKDRGLDLDSLDHEARVGGFTVFRGKKYTNYGVATAAVRLVNTILSDAHTELPVSNYREEYGTYLSYPAVVGRDGILEQVQLDLTDEELEKLQTSANYIKQKYAESQEAAKEGK from the coding sequence ATGAGTCGAAAAGTTGCTGTTATCGGAATGGGAAACGTTGGTGCCGCAGTTGCTCACTATATTGTGGCCTGTGGTTTTGTTGACGACCTGGTACTGATTGACAAAAACGAAGCTAAAGTCAAAGCCGACGCATTGGACTTCTACGACGCAATGCCAAACCTGAAGAACCACACTAACATCTTCGTTAATGACTATTCGCAATTGGAAGATGCTGACGTTGTGGTTTCAGCACTTGGCAATATCAAGCTGCAGGACAACAAAGACGATGACCGCTTTGCCGAACTGCCATTTACGCGCGTTCAAGTCCGTGAAGTCGCTCAAAAGATTAAAGAATCTGGCTTCCATGGCAAGATGGTCGTAATTACCAATCCAGTTGACGTGATCACCTCAATTTATCAAGAAGTTACCGGTCTGCCAAAGAATCATGTCATTGGTACAGGAACGCTGCTTGACTCGGCACGGATGAAGCGGGCCGTTGCTCAGCGCCTGCATCTGGATCCTCGTTCCGTGACCGGCTACAACCTGGGTGAACACGGGAACTCTCAATTTACTGCCTGGTCAACGGTGCGCGTATTAGATCAGCCAATTACTGAACTGGCTAAGGACCGCGGCTTGGATCTGGACAGTCTGGATCATGAGGCACGAGTTGGCGGCTTTACCGTTTTCCGCGGCAAGAAGTACACCAACTATGGGGTTGCAACGGCTGCCGTTCGTCTGGTCAACACGATTCTTTCCGACGCCCACACCGAACTGCCAGTATCCAACTATCGTGAGGAATATGGAACCTATCTTTCCTACCCTGCCGTAGTTGGCCGCGATGGCATTTTGGAACAGGTTCAACTGGATCTGACTGACGAAGAGCTGGAAAAACTGCAGACGTCTGCCAACTACATCAAGCAAAAGTACGCTGAAAGTCAAGAAGCTGCCAAGGAAGGCAAATAA
- a CDS encoding HAD family hydrolase, giving the protein MGYYLISDLDHTLLNEQGKLSPRTILTVVKSQLPLMLASARMPIQMLDLINQLQLTGPQTALNGAVVFQPAVHEFRVLEQHAIPDQMAQKLQNLVKAEFPELNFTWMDAESWHVSKLDQQIETEIFYTGIQPVFDADQRPLKNALQILMIIEDSKRLKEVKKRLIANHSNEIAIHEAGDGYLTINAAAVDKGCAARYLIEHELADYDQLVAFGDDENDLPMLKSVAHPVAMANASQSVKESAEIIALSNEEDGIAQIIERIAPNKF; this is encoded by the coding sequence TTGGGATATTATCTAATCAGCGACTTGGATCATACCCTGCTTAATGAACAGGGAAAGCTGAGTCCAAGAACGATTCTTACGGTTGTTAAAAGCCAGCTGCCATTAATGCTGGCTTCAGCGCGGATGCCGATTCAAATGCTTGACCTGATCAACCAGCTGCAGCTGACTGGACCACAGACGGCTTTAAATGGCGCGGTTGTTTTTCAGCCGGCTGTTCATGAATTTAGGGTTTTAGAGCAGCACGCGATTCCGGATCAAATGGCACAAAAGCTGCAGAACTTGGTTAAAGCTGAATTTCCCGAGCTGAACTTTACCTGGATGGATGCCGAAAGCTGGCATGTTTCTAAGCTTGATCAGCAGATTGAAACCGAGATTTTTTATACGGGCATTCAGCCAGTTTTTGATGCCGATCAGCGGCCGCTAAAAAACGCGCTGCAGATTTTGATGATTATTGAAGATTCAAAACGGCTAAAAGAGGTCAAAAAACGGCTTATCGCGAACCATTCAAATGAAATCGCGATTCATGAGGCCGGCGATGGTTATTTAACGATCAACGCCGCAGCTGTCGATAAAGGGTGCGCTGCTCGCTATCTGATTGAGCATGAACTGGCGGACTATGATCAGCTGGTCGCATTTGGTGATGATGAAAATGACCTGCCCATGCTCAAAAGCGTTGCTCATCCAGTTGCTATGGCAAATGCCAGTCAAAGTGTCAAAGAAAGCGCTGAAATAATTGCTTTAAGCAATGAAGAGGATGGTATAGCCCAAATTATTGAACGAATTGCACCAAACAAGTTCTAA
- a CDS encoding phospho-sugar mutase: MSWKDTYQTWLDRKDLEPSLKRQLAAMKDEKEIEDAFYGPLSFGTAGMRGLMGPGINRMNVYTVRQATEGLAQFMDTLGDEIKQRGVAISYDSRHNSRLFAHDAARVLGAHNIKVYIYDNLRPTPELSFAVRYQHTYAGIMITASHNPKEYNGYKIYGEDGGQMPPKESDLMTSYIRKIDDIFDIKLADEQAMLNSGLETIMGEDVDAAYLENAKTVTINHELAKKYGKEMKFVFTPLCGTGRMLGERALRQAGFTNYEVEPFEGQPNGDFPGLEHPNPEFPEAFVRSEKLGKQVNADILIATDPDADRLGCAIRQPDGEYLLLTGNQIASIMLHYILEAHKQAGTLPANAAAVKSIVSTEFATKIAADYGVKMINVLTGFKWIADQIHQYETKHNHTFMFGFEESFGYLIKPFVRDKDAIQTLTLLAEVAAYYRSRNMTLYDGLQELFQKYGYFQEKTIANTYAGVEGPAKIKSLMKKFREEAPTHFAGQKVAVTEDFSNNTKTLADGTVEELGIPESNVLRYVLADGTWIAIRPSGTEPKLKYYIGTSADTLAGAKQKLADFEKALQEFAEA, encoded by the coding sequence GTGAGTTGGAAAGATACCTACCAGACTTGGCTTGATCGCAAAGACCTGGAACCAAGCTTGAAGCGTCAATTGGCAGCAATGAAGGACGAAAAAGAAATCGAGGATGCCTTTTATGGTCCGCTTTCGTTCGGTACGGCCGGCATGCGGGGATTGATGGGCCCTGGTATCAATCGGATGAACGTCTACACGGTTCGTCAAGCTACAGAAGGCCTGGCTCAATTCATGGATACGCTGGGTGATGAAATCAAGCAGCGCGGGGTTGCCATCAGCTATGATTCCCGGCATAATTCACGCTTGTTTGCCCATGATGCTGCTCGTGTCTTGGGAGCCCACAATATCAAGGTCTACATCTATGACAATCTGCGGCCGACCCCAGAGCTGTCATTTGCCGTTCGTTATCAGCATACTTATGCCGGCATTATGATTACGGCCAGCCACAACCCTAAGGAATATAATGGTTACAAGATCTATGGCGAAGATGGCGGTCAGATGCCACCTAAGGAATCTGATTTAATGACCAGCTACATCCGCAAGATTGATGATATTTTCGACATCAAGCTGGCAGATGAACAAGCAATGCTCAACAGTGGTCTGGAAACCATCATGGGCGAAGATGTTGACGCTGCCTATCTGGAAAATGCCAAAACGGTCACGATCAACCATGAGCTGGCTAAAAAGTACGGCAAGGAAATGAAGTTTGTCTTTACGCCGTTGTGCGGTACGGGACGGATGCTTGGCGAACGGGCCTTGCGTCAAGCCGGCTTTACCAACTATGAGGTTGAGCCGTTTGAAGGTCAGCCAAACGGGGACTTCCCTGGCCTGGAACATCCTAACCCAGAATTTCCAGAAGCATTCGTTCGTTCTGAAAAACTGGGCAAGCAGGTCAACGCCGACATTCTGATTGCCACTGATCCGGATGCCGACCGTTTGGGATGCGCAATTCGGCAGCCAGATGGCGAATATCTGCTCTTGACTGGTAATCAGATTGCTTCGATCATGCTGCACTACATTTTGGAAGCGCACAAGCAGGCTGGAACGCTGCCAGCCAATGCCGCTGCCGTTAAGTCAATCGTTTCGACTGAATTTGCCACTAAGATTGCTGCTGATTATGGCGTTAAGATGATTAACGTTTTAACCGGCTTTAAGTGGATTGCCGATCAGATTCACCAATACGAAACCAAGCACAACCACACGTTTATGTTTGGCTTTGAAGAAAGTTTCGGTTACCTGATCAAGCCATTCGTTCGTGACAAGGATGCCATCCAAACGCTGACGCTGCTGGCAGAAGTGGCTGCCTACTACCGGAGCCGCAACATGACGCTGTACGATGGTCTGCAGGAATTGTTCCAAAAGTACGGCTACTTCCAAGAAAAGACGATTGCCAATACCTATGCCGGTGTTGAAGGTCCAGCCAAGATCAAGAGTCTGATGAAGAAGTTCCGTGAAGAAGCGCCAACGCATTTTGCTGGTCAAAAAGTTGCGGTAACCGAAGACTTCTCCAACAATACCAAGACGCTGGCTGACGGCACGGTTGAAGAGCTGGGAATTCCTGAATCAAATGTATTGCGCTACGTTTTGGCTGATGGTACCTGGATTGCCATTCGTCCTTCTGGTACGGAACCAAAACTCAAGTACTACATTGGTACGAGTGCTGATACGCTGGCAGGCGCCAAGCAGAAACTTGCTGACTTTGAAAAGGCACTGCAAGAATTTGCTGAAGCCTAG
- a CDS encoding HD domain-containing protein: protein MGMHEYLKSLSDLEMINRAPGYFKFEQHNVAAHSFKVTQAAQMLGDIEEQSGNEVDWRSLYEKALNHDYTERFIGDIKTPVKYATPELREMLAKVDDSLTENFIETEIPPEFRQAYRRRFSEGKDDSLEGRILSVADKIDLMYESFGEIQKGNPEPVYMDIYRSSLESIMEFREMASVKYFLKKILPELLKDNAGTQSQTQLAVITTQIIQR from the coding sequence ATGGGAATGCACGAGTATTTAAAAAGTTTAAGCGATCTTGAGATGATCAATCGTGCGCCGGGATACTTTAAGTTTGAGCAGCATAACGTAGCGGCGCATTCATTTAAGGTTACGCAGGCAGCACAGATGCTGGGCGATATTGAAGAACAATCCGGCAATGAGGTCGATTGGCGCTCGCTTTATGAAAAGGCCTTGAACCATGATTATACGGAACGTTTTATCGGCGATATCAAAACGCCAGTGAAGTATGCCACGCCTGAGCTGCGCGAGATGCTGGCCAAGGTTGACGACTCTTTGACGGAAAACTTTATCGAAACCGAGATTCCGCCAGAGTTTCGCCAGGCTTATCGTCGTCGGTTCAGTGAAGGCAAGGATGACAGCTTGGAAGGGCGGATTCTGTCGGTAGCCGATAAGATTGACCTGATGTATGAATCGTTTGGCGAGATTCAAAAGGGCAATCCTGAGCCGGTCTACATGGATATCTATCGCTCTAGTCTGGAGTCGATCATGGAGTTTCGTGAGATGGCCAGCGTAAAGTACTTCTTAAAAAAGATTCTGCCAGAGCTTTTAAAAGACAATGCCGGGACACAAAGCCAAACCCAATTGGCCGTGATTACCACGCAGATAATTCAGCGCTGA